The DNA window ttTCTTTGACCAACTTTAAAGTAGAAACTTTAATATTTCAAGTAgggaaaaaaaatcaacatataagccaatgaaaagaaaaagtggaaaCATAAAATCTCTAAAATCTTAATCAAAGACATTTAGGTGTCAGCTTTTATTAAACTTTAATCTTTTAtttgtggattttttttttgtttaatttattggTTGGTTTCTTTTGGAATTTGTTGGAGGATGAATTTTGTTTGTGAAGTTTattgatgaatatttatataattgattaatatttttatatttgaaatttatttaatttcattcaagtttttaaatattataacattttgTCGATAATTTTGAAAGGATATATAAAAACAAGCCAGTAGTGATATGTATCAGTAGTTTTTGTAGAAAAACGATGCCCATCAATGCAATACTGACTACATTGGATAGAAAAAGACATTTAATCCTTGAATATAGCAACTTTCCTTaacttagtccttaaacttttattttatctaCATTAGTCTTTCAACTTGATAGGTTTTCTCTATTTTGATGCATGTGATGAGATAACACTGTGTCATgacatcatttaaaaattatattcttaataaaaaaataggtgTTGACATGACAGAAATATCAcaataatgataaaaaatgagaaaagttGCCAAAATTCATGATTGATGTGGAATGTGGTGAAGCGAGCCtcctaaaatgaattttatttttatttaggcctatttataatttataaaaatttaaattaataatggtaaaattgtactttaccctaaaatgataaaaattgatttaatcatttaaaaatgataaagatttagactattaaaatgatgaaattatatttttattattataaaaataatacacAACTTAATTTCGGCCTCTCCCAAAAACAATTTTGACTTCTCCCCTtaatgtggacaaaaaatagaaaaagagtgTAGAGATCGAGATGAAAAAATTGTGGAttaaatattatcttattattttatttaaataaaatgtacCGTATACATCAAAAAGTCTagtaattgaataataaaaatgtggtgtttttaagtaaatattgaatttaaacCTTATGAATAGAGcaaacaaaactaaaaaattttaCAACAAAATTTAACTACTAAAAAATAAAGCtattatatataaatagttaaatttaccaaaatttaaCTACTAAAAAATAAAgctattatatataaaaataaagctaTTTTGACCCAAAAAAGTGAAATGGAAATGATTATTCCGTCTATTATTCGGTTTAACTTTGAGTGTCAATTACGCAATGCATTTAAGATGTTTGTTTTGGTGTAACTAAGGTAAAATAATTTTGATTCTATTTTTCATAGATGGAATAATGTAGATCGTAAAAAGTTATCAAATTTCTGTTTTCGGTGGGTTAAAGAGAAATGGGGTTGCTCTGCTttgctctcttttctttttgaaaagtAAATGAGGAGCGGGAGAGATTCTGCAAAATCCTAATTAAGTCTTtcagaaaatttcaaaatttgtctTTAATTTTCTCAAAAGTTTTGATTAAgtctcttaaattttattttcaaaaagaaattcTCATTAActatcaaaaattaaatagattgaaaTGAAACTCGAAAAATCTCATAAATAACAAGAGTTTACAAAAAGACAAGTAAACAacacttagggtgggtttggatggccGGTTGGttgggtgcggtgcgtttagcttacttttagTCTCACGCCACAGTAtcgctatagtatctaatctcaccgccaccgctgtttttacactaactacAGGTAAACACACCGCCTATTCAAACTTACCCTTACTTTGATTGATGTATGGTATAATAAGTCTGCAAAGCACAAAGATAAAGTGCAGCAATGGCAGCCACAAATGCCAAACACGTCGAAGGACTCCCAAAAAGAGTATTATAAGCTTGAGCTGCATAATTAATCCACATTTTCTTACAATGATTATGTATTTGCTGTTCAACATAACTGTAAATCATCGGACTAGGAACCAAATCAGTGTTCATCTTATTGAAAAGCTTAGCCACTTCTTCATCACTCCCCAGTTCGTTGTATAGTATGCTGGCGTGTCTCAGGGCTTTAACATCTTCGGCTTCATCGATCAATGAATCAAGGAAACACATATATGAAGTGACGGTGAAATCGTTGTTGAAATCCGGACACATTTCGTAAGCTATTAAGTTCATGAATTTAGGACCGGTTGAATCATCGACGATGACTGGCGGCAACCATAAATTTCCGACGAAGAACATACTGTTGAAACTGATGTCGGTCAAACAACTTGTTTTGCTTGCTTTTAACCTTATCCCGGCGTTTTTAAGCTCTTTTACGTTACAAATGGTGTGTGAATGGTGCCATTTTGTTCCTGTTTGGTTGCTGCGATTTATCAAGTACCTGAAAAATCGAGTGCAAAACCTAGAATGCCGCCacagattttcttttttttctccattGAAAAGGAGTCTTGCTCGTAGTAGATGCAATAAGTGAATTCGCTCTTCTTCTTGCTGCTCCCACCATTCACTAGAGCAAAATCTGTGTTAGTCGCGAGTGAAgctataacttttttttttgaatttggaaTTGTAAATTTTTATCATAACTAAAGTTTAAGTTAAAAGTATTCAAAATTGATAGTCGAACCATTCAAGTCATCGATTTATAAGTTTAATTGATCCGATCAATTCATctagtttgattaaataaattatttaaaattttgattcgaTTATCtgattcaattatatttttttcccaGTTCAACTTGTTTGTATAGGTTTTCAAATTAACTGGTCTAATGATTTTATTTAGACTGATACCTCAATTAATTTTTAGTCCAATTCTATTGAAACAACATTgactaaaatacaattttattaatgtattaatgcaaaaattttaccatttttaaagATGTTAGACTatcaattttccattttaaaaagTTGGATGCTAAATCATAATTGTTTCCTGAAAAAGTGTACACTCAACAGGAACAAGACAGGCGGGGGTCGTtttgaaaaatggaaaaatacattttaaactcttaaaaagttataaaattataattttatatagtaaaattacattttaagaaaaagaaaaattgttcaaacattttcaaaaatgaagaaatcacacatgaaaaaaatttaataatcaaaCTATACTTATCGGTCGAGTTGGTTGAACAGAAAATCGAACTAAAATAAGAGATTAGATCAATTGAATAGAGTGATGAATcgaaattttctatatttttaatattttcaaaaattttatataattcaacCGAAATAAACTAATAAACCAGAAATGAGAGTGTAATCGATTCAATGACCCATCTAATAACATTTATAAACTCCACATAATGATTCTGttttaaattccttaaattacCTGTCCTGCTGGTGTGATTGTGGCTCTTTCATGTCGGCTGGGGTGATAACAGTGTCGTCGATGAACCTTTTGATCGCCTTCATGAACTTTTCGCCATTTTTGCTCGAGCTTGTAAGCAATTCAAGAACACGAAAAGGTAATTGGTTCTCCAACAAGAACAGATCCGAGTACACAAATGTCAGCAAttggtttttaataaacaattcgTTCCGCGTAGGATTATAATCTTGGCCGTAACGCATATAAACTGCTTGTAAAATTGCGCAGCCGTCAACGAAGAACATCCAAGCCAGTTTCTGGTCATCGTTGCTATACTTCTCTAATTCCTTTGGATCATAGCATTTCTTCAATCCACCGATCTCTGTCTTCATGTTGTTGTACAAGGTTTCCTTATTGAAGCCAATGTTTTTGACAAAATGTGCTGCTAATTTGAGCTTGAGCTTCTCGGATCCATGGAGGGTGGGATCATCGTGGTGGAGTGGGCCGATTGAGACCACTCTCGGCTTGAAATACTTCCTGAAATCTTCGTGACGGCCAAGGATTGATGGGACTCTTTGAATCAATGGTTTGGCTTTGGGGTCGAGTTGGTTGCCGTCGAAAGCTTCGTCTAATGACCGGAGATTCTTTAATTCGCCACTGCTGAGAGTGAGGTCCGTACCCGGCAATGGAATGATCGTGTCTAGGGGATTGGTGTTGGTGGTGATTGCTTGATCAGTGGCAACTGCTCCGACGGCGAGGCCTCCTTTCTCCGTGGACGACATTTTCAGGCTGAGCGGTTCGAAGTAATTAACAAGGTGATTTTGTAAACTGTTTTTGGCTGAGTGAGTGATGCTGGAAAAAAGGTGCAAAATGGCTACGATGACGATAAATGTTTCTATACCTTATATTATGGAAAATACTAATGGTGTAATATCAAATTTatcctttaatatttatatttttttcaatttgattcttATTATACGAGTCAAATTTAATTGACAATCTTTTAGAAAAGagtcaaattaatattttttaacaaatatagtgaccaaaattttaaatttctaaaaacgACAATccacatgtacatatttttatattttttattaacgtAACATATAAGAAAAGTAATGTTATGTTAGCATCAAGTGCACATGAATTGCCATACATTTAAAATGTTAGCTTAAAATGTTAATTAGGCAACGCATTTAAGATGTGTAACAgaattgttctttttttttaatttaatctttttttctaAATACAAAAAGTATTttactaaattgatccatttaatggtaaatggactaatttgattagatCCCTATAATATAAGGACCTCTCAAATATATTTCccataaaattactttttttttttttgaaataaagacGGAATAAACTAGActtatagttatatatataatattttataatactaATGAGAATTGAACTTTGCCAAGGCATTAAGTTTGGAATTTGATCCTACTTTACTTTTTGTATAGTAGGAGCCACTCTCACGACTTTACCAAAGGATTTAGTTCCATTGGCTGCTCTTTTTAACACACTAAATTGTTTTTTAATGAGAGAGATTTgatataaaaatactatttcttttACCAACTTTAaacttttaagaaaattaaagtacaaactttaatattttaagtagaaaacaaaattatttaacaaataagccaataaaaagaaaaagtggaAATATAAAATCTCTAAAAGCTTAATGGGTGTAggcttttattaaaatttaaattttattctaattttttaaaaaataatgttatgaatatttttttaatttgttgaataataaattttagttaacgtttttttaatattttttatatattaaatattttaaaaatctatcGGTAATTTTGAAAAGATAAACAAAACCAAGCTGGTActaatatgtataaatttttgTAGTAAAATGGTGCATCTATTAGTGTAGTACTAACTACcttgaataaattatatttttaataaaaattaggtGTTGACAttttaatgatctatttttaCCCGGCCCGCTAGAGAAccaaaccaaaaaataaataggAAGAGTCCAAAATTAACAGTCTAATCTACAAATCAAAATAGCCCAAAAATTAACCTTAACGTAACaagcccaaaacaaaaaaaataaaccctagcccaaaaagaaaaatgttaCAAACAACATTTTCAGAAACCCTAGTCACCCTAAGCCTTGCTGTCGCCGCATGCCACTTCTTCTGCATGCTCTGACATCTCTGACACCTGTAAAATGAGCAACACGCAACAGAAAGAAGAAGACAAATAGCAAAACGACAAAGAGTAGAAACTAATAAGAGTTGTtcaaatcggctataaaagcctaaaTTTGATGCTTATATTTTTTTGGACACataagaaatagaaataaaatacaaaaaaaagagcAAAGTTTGAAAggtgattattatttttttcttctctgttgttttattttattttcatttctatttttttaaatatcatagAATAAAATACAAATGCACTTTGTTCAAATATTACACTCgccattattaaaaaaaaaagggaaaaaatctcGAAATAAGGCAATGTCATAAAttgtatacaaaaaaaaaagcattagtaaaatgtatataaaatttattaactttCAATACTTATAATAAATTAAACACAAATATAATATACAAAGCCTTGATGCCTTGAATCATTTAGGGTTCTTCAACCAGCCTTTGATTTTTGTGGTTGGATGATCCTTGGCTGCCACAATTTGAaggaaaaaatatatagaaaagcATTTCAAAACAAATACACACAACAAAACACTTCAGCATGTaagaaatttatattataaaggtTTTGGTTTTTGGATTGTATCATTaagaataaaattattagagGTAAAAGACTGTTTCAGGTTAATTGTTAACTTTTTATGGTTAAATTGGATTgattagttaaaatttttagttgaaaatatttcaataataaaaaagaaatcaataaatCTACCGGTTCAACATAAGTACAGAATGTAAAAGGAGACccttcaaaattttagaaaattatcattaaatcctaattttaatttttaaaaaatcctaATTAAGCCTCGGAGAAAATTTCAAAAGTTAAccattaattttatcaaaaattttcattaaagctcataaattttatttttaaaagaaaatttccattaaaacaccaaaaattaaatagattgaatCGAAAATCCAAGAGTTACAAAATTATCATAAATAACAAGAGTTTACAGAAAGACTAGTAAAGAATACTTACTTTTGTTGATGCATGGCATAATAAGTCTGCAAAGCACTAAGAGTAAGTGCAGCAATGGCACCCAAAAATGCCAAAAACGTCCAAGGACTCCTAAAATAAGTATGATAACCTTGAGCTGCATGATTAATCCACATATTCTTACAATGATTATGTATTTTCTCTTTAACCCCACTGTAAATCATCGGACTAGGAACCAAATCAGTGTTCATCTTATTGAAAAGCTTAGCCACTTCTTCATCACTCCCCAATCTATTGTACAGTATGCCGGCGTCTCTCAGGTCTTTAACATCTTCGGCTTCATCGATCAATAAATCAAGGAAACACATATAAGAAGTGACGGTGAAATCGTTGTCGAAATCCGGACACATTTCGTAAGCTATTAAGTTTATGGTTGAATCATCAACCGTGATCGGCGGTAACCGTCATTTTCCGGAGAAGAAGATATTGTTGAAACTGATGTCGGTTAAACAACTTGTTTCGCTTGCTTTTAACATTATCCCGGCCTTTTTAAGCTCTTTTACGGTACCAATGGTGCGTGAATGGTACCGTTTTGTTGTTGCTTCGTTGATAAATCTGCGTTCAATGAAACGCCACCACCATGGTTTTTCTTCTTCGACAAGGAGTCTTACTCGTAGTAGATGCAATAAGTGAATTCGCTCTCCTTCTTTGTGCTGCTCCCACAACCATTCACTACACCAAAATCTGTGTTAGTCGGAAGCCAAGTTATAATTtctcttttctgtttttttctttttgttgttggatttggaattgataatttttatgaagctaaaattaagattttcaaaatagaTAATCCAACGGTTAAGTTATTGATTTATAAATctcaatttatttgatttaattaaataaattattaaaaatttcaatttgataataaaatcttTTACCCTGTTCATATAAAGTTGGCTGATCTAATCACTTTCTCCAGATTGATGTCtcaattcattttcaattcaAATCGATTCAACCAATATCagctaaaatataaattttattattgtattaatgCAAAAATCTTATCATTTTTAAGATATTAAACTTTTCCATTTTGAACAGTTGGATttgaaatcataatttttcatttCTAAAAACTGTACACTCAACAGGATAAATGCAAACAGACAGGCAGGGGTCGTTCCCAAGAaatgaaaatttacattttaatccttttaaaaattactaaattataataagcccttaaattaaaaaataattatttaattatttttaaaaaaagaaaataaaatcataaattaatacataaaaaattaaatgatcaGACTATACATATTAATAAGGTTGGTTGGATGAAAAATCGAATAAAGTTGGAGTTAGACCAATTGAATTAAAGAATCGAatcaatttcttttatatttttaatattttcaaaaaaattatataattaataacaaaaaaaaatgagagtCTAATAGATTCCATCACCCATCTAGTTATAAAATCCTTTTAACATTTATAAACTCCACAAAAATGATTCTTTATTTAATTCCCTAAATTACCTGTCCTCGCCTGGGTTGATAACACTGTCGTCGATGAACCTTTTGATTGAATCCATGAACTTTTTGCCATCCCCCGAGCTTGTAAGCATTTCAAGAACACGAAAAGGTATTTGGTTTTCCAACAAGAACAGATCCGAGTACACAAATCTCAGCAAatcgtttttaataaacaatttaccatcatcatcatcatcatcgtaaCGCATGTAAACTGCTTGTAAAATTGCGCAGCCGTCAACGAAGAACATCCAAGCCAGTTCCTTGTTATCTTCGCTATAATTCTCTAATTCCTGTGGATCATAGCATTTCCTCAAGCCATCCATCTCTTTCTTAATGTTGCTGTACAAGGATTCCCATCGACGCCAACTTTTTTGACGAAATGTGCTGCTAATTTGAGCTTGAGCTCCTTGGATTCAATGAGGGTGAGATCATCGTGGTGGAGTGGGCCGATTGAGATCACTTTCGGCATGAAATACTTCTTGAAATCTTCGTTACGACGAAGGGCTGATGGGACTTTTCGTATTAATGGTTTGGCAGTGAAGTTGGGTTGGCCGGCGTAGAAAGCTTCGTATAATGACCGGAGATTCGCTACTTCGCCATCGCTGAGAGGGTCCGTGAACCGCATATCAATTCTCACGTAATCGTTGTTGGTGTTGTTGTCGATGATTGTTTGATCAGTGGAAACTGCTCCGACGGCGCCACCTCCTTCCTCCGTGGACGACATTTTCAGGCTGACCGGCTCGAAGTAATTAACAAGGTGATTTTGAAAACTAGTTTTGGCTGGTTGAGTGATGTTGGAAAAAAGGTGGCAACATGGCTACGATGATGACAAATGTTTCTATAGCTTACATACAGAGGCGAATCTAGGGAaatgtaaaattgttatttaggaccttaatttttttttaaattttaaattagtaaagataaaattaaaattataaaaatttaatttaatcctttaaaaattataaagatatagactacaaaaaattaaa is part of the Gossypium hirsutum isolate 1008001.06 chromosome D11, Gossypium_hirsutum_v2.1, whole genome shotgun sequence genome and encodes:
- the LOC107925730 gene encoding UPF0481 protein At3g47200; its protein translation is MSSTEKGGLAVGAVATDQAITTNTNPLDTIIPLPGTDLTLSSGELKNLRSLDEAFDGNQLDPKAKPLIQRVPSILGRHEDFRKYFKPRVVSIGPLHHDDPTLHGSEKLKLKLAAHFVKNIGFNKETLYNNMKTEIGGLKKCYDPKELEKYSNDDQKLAWMFFVDGCAILQAVYMRYGQDYNPTRNELFIKNQLLTFVYSDLFLLENQLPFRVLELLTSSSKNGEKFMKAIKRFIDDTVITPADMKEPQSHQQDSEWWEQQEEERIHLLHLLRARLLFNGEKKENLWRHSRFCTRFFRYLINRSNQTGTKWHHSHTICNVKELKNAGIRLKASKTSCLTDISFNSMFFVGNLWLPPVIVDDSTGPKFMNLIAYEMCPDFNNDFTVTSYMCFLDSLIDEAEDVKALRHASILYNELGSDEEVAKLFNKMNTDLVPSPMIYSYVEQQIHNHCKKMWINYAAQAYNTLFGSPSTCLAFVAAIAALYLCALQTYYTIHQSK